In a genomic window of Kribbella amoyensis:
- a CDS encoding ATP-binding cassette domain-containing protein — translation MTAPTSAGDPPARGAARTEPARGAARTEPARGLSIRMTTPTPDRTAPEPLIRVTEVTRDYPRPRTSLLKRAPVVHALRGVSLDVRPGERFGIVGESGCGKSTLLRIIAGLDRPTAGQVVVDGQEISRLPERRLRFLREELQLVFQDPMSSLDPRMRVRDIIAEPLVVQGHPASGARVRELLDAVGLPADSGDRYPHQFSGGQRQRISLARALAPSPKILVADEPVSALDVSVRAQVLNLISDLVDDLELTLVFVSHDLSVVKHVCDTVAVMHAGRIVETGTTGEVYATPQHPYTRRLVAAIPTLPRALAGATTRDLLKGALE, via the coding sequence ATGACCGCCCCGACCTCGGCTGGAGATCCGCCGGCCCGGGGAGCCGCCAGGACCGAGCCGGCCCGGGGAGCCGCCAGGACCGAGCCGGCTCGCGGTCTGAGCATCCGGATGACCACGCCAACGCCGGACCGGACAGCCCCTGAGCCGCTGATCCGGGTCACCGAGGTCACTCGCGACTACCCGCGGCCCCGCACTTCGCTCCTCAAGCGAGCGCCGGTCGTCCACGCGTTGCGCGGAGTCAGCCTCGACGTGCGTCCCGGCGAGCGCTTCGGCATCGTCGGCGAATCGGGCTGCGGCAAGTCCACCCTGCTCCGGATCATCGCCGGCCTGGACCGCCCGACCGCCGGCCAGGTGGTGGTCGACGGCCAGGAGATCAGCCGCCTCCCGGAACGCCGGCTCCGCTTCCTCCGCGAGGAGCTCCAGCTCGTCTTCCAGGATCCGATGAGCTCGCTCGATCCGCGGATGCGGGTCCGGGACATCATCGCCGAACCGCTCGTCGTCCAAGGGCATCCGGCCTCCGGTGCCCGGGTCCGCGAGCTCCTCGACGCCGTCGGTCTCCCGGCGGATTCGGGTGACCGGTATCCGCACCAGTTCTCCGGCGGCCAGCGGCAACGGATCTCGCTGGCCCGCGCCCTCGCTCCGAGCCCGAAGATCCTGGTCGCCGACGAACCGGTCAGTGCCCTCGACGTCTCGGTCCGCGCCCAGGTCCTCAACCTGATCTCCGACCTCGTCGACGATCTGGAGCTCACCCTCGTCTTCGTGTCCCACGACCTCTCCGTCGTCAAGCATGTCTGTGACACCGTGGCCGTCATGCACGCCGGGCGGATCGTCGAGACGGGGACCACCGGTGAGGTCTACGCCACGCCCCAGCACCCGTACACGCGTCGCCTCGTCGCCGCGATCCCCACGTTGCCGCGGGCCCTGGCCGGCGCGACCACCCGAGATCTCCTGAAGGGAGCCCTCGAATGA
- a CDS encoding ABC transporter ATP-binding protein, translating into MTDQAAAVTADATSTPEPEAAADVLKVRGLTVSVRRTELVSDVDLTVGPGERVGLIGESGSGKSLTALSVLGLLPEDLVASGTVHLAGVDHDLLAANETRLSRIRGNHLAMVFQEPMTALNPTMRIGDQIAEALLIHRTQPSRRAARTATRELLDLVQLPEVERAYPHQLSGGQRQRVVLAIALANDPALLICDEPTTALDVTVQAMVLDLILRGVTSREAALLFITHDLAVVATVCQRVLVMYGGRVVESGPVGEVFTRPRHRYTEGLLAASDLESADTGDDRTAIGPAGRRRLPTIPGTVPAAGQFPEGCVFRTRCSHATDLCATRPPWTGEESHGFACHHPAGATS; encoded by the coding sequence ATGACCGACCAAGCCGCCGCGGTGACGGCCGACGCCACCTCGACCCCCGAGCCCGAGGCCGCTGCCGACGTGCTGAAGGTCCGAGGGCTGACGGTGTCGGTCCGCCGGACCGAGCTCGTCAGCGACGTCGACCTGACCGTCGGACCGGGGGAGCGGGTCGGGCTGATCGGCGAATCCGGGTCCGGCAAGTCCCTCACCGCGCTCAGCGTCCTCGGCCTGCTTCCCGAGGACCTGGTTGCCTCCGGCACCGTTCACCTGGCCGGGGTCGACCACGACCTGCTCGCTGCCAACGAGACCCGGCTGTCCCGGATCCGCGGCAACCACCTCGCGATGGTCTTCCAGGAGCCGATGACCGCGCTCAACCCGACGATGCGGATCGGCGACCAGATCGCCGAGGCCCTGCTGATCCACCGGACCCAGCCGAGCCGCCGCGCCGCCCGGACCGCGACCCGGGAACTTCTCGACCTGGTCCAGCTGCCCGAGGTCGAGCGGGCGTACCCGCACCAGCTCTCCGGTGGCCAGCGGCAACGGGTCGTCCTCGCGATCGCGCTCGCCAACGACCCGGCCCTGCTGATCTGCGACGAACCGACCACCGCGCTCGACGTCACCGTCCAGGCGATGGTCCTCGACCTCATCCTCCGCGGAGTCACCAGCCGCGAGGCCGCCCTGCTCTTCATCACCCACGACCTGGCTGTCGTCGCCACGGTCTGCCAACGCGTCCTGGTCATGTACGGCGGCCGCGTGGTCGAGTCGGGCCCGGTCGGCGAGGTGTTCACCCGTCCCCGGCACCGGTACACCGAGGGCCTGCTCGCCGCCTCCGACCTCGAGTCCGCCGATACCGGTGACGATCGGACCGCCATCGGCCCGGCCGGACGACGCCGCCTCCCGACGATTCCCGGTACCGTTCCGGCGGCCGGCCAGTTCCCCGAAGGCTGCGTCTTCCGGACCCGCTGCAGCCACGCCACCGATCTCTGCGCCACCCGCCCACCCTGGACAGGCGAAGAATCCCACGGCTTCGCCTGCCACCACCCGGCAGGAGCAACCTCATGA
- a CDS encoding ABC transporter permease produces MNRRWNPSLLVGGLIVTAIVLMALVSFVWTPYDATLVDPASRLAEPSWSHWFGTDKFGRDVFSQIMVGARTTLFVGIVAVGVAAVIGVPLGILAAMTSRWPSEVIMRANDLVLAFPALLLAIMFGAVFGTSTLTAMVAIGIATVPSFARVIRSGALQVMRTEYVLAARAAGRRPVGISVRHVLPNVVSLITVQASVSFAIAVLAEAALSFLGYGTPPPTPSWGRMLQESQEFLFSAPRLAVFPGLAIALAVLGFNLLGDGLRDRFDPKLQDRR; encoded by the coding sequence ATGAACCGACGCTGGAATCCGAGTCTCCTCGTCGGTGGCCTCATCGTCACGGCGATCGTGCTGATGGCGCTGGTCTCGTTCGTCTGGACGCCGTACGACGCGACGCTGGTGGACCCGGCCTCGCGGCTGGCCGAGCCGTCGTGGTCGCACTGGTTCGGCACCGACAAGTTCGGCCGGGACGTGTTCAGCCAGATCATGGTCGGTGCGCGGACCACGTTGTTCGTCGGCATCGTCGCGGTCGGCGTGGCCGCGGTGATCGGGGTGCCGCTCGGCATCCTCGCCGCGATGACGTCCCGCTGGCCGAGCGAGGTGATCATGCGGGCGAACGACCTGGTGCTCGCGTTCCCGGCCTTGCTGCTGGCCATCATGTTCGGCGCCGTGTTCGGGACGTCGACGCTGACGGCAATGGTGGCCATCGGCATCGCCACGGTCCCGTCGTTCGCCCGGGTGATCCGCAGCGGCGCGTTGCAGGTGATGCGCACGGAGTACGTCCTGGCCGCTCGCGCCGCGGGTCGCCGGCCGGTGGGGATCTCGGTCCGGCACGTCCTGCCGAACGTGGTCAGCCTGATCACCGTCCAGGCGTCCGTGTCGTTCGCGATCGCGGTCCTGGCCGAGGCGGCGCTGTCCTTCCTCGGGTACGGGACGCCGCCGCCCACGCCGTCGTGGGGCCGGATGCTGCAGGAGAGCCAGGAGTTCCTGTTCAGCGCACCGCGGCTGGCCGTGTTCCCGGGGCTGGCCATCGCGCTGGCAGTGCTCGGCTTCAACCTGCTCGGCGACGGTCTGCGCGATCGCTTCGACCCCAAACTCCAGGACCGCCGATGA
- a CDS encoding ABC transporter permease, with protein MILRVIERTAVLLVSLAVSSVLVFGFLAVLPGDPARVALGVNASEEAVTQLRQQFGLDRPLTTQYADWLAGLSHGDFGVSYISKAPIGPQLADRFQVTLWLVLAGMVIALLIAVPAGTVMAARHRKVSGLVLSAVSQVGVAVPAFLAGILLIMLFAVKLGWLPANGWTPPAEDPAMFVKQLILPALSLGLVQGAVLTRYVRSAVLDVLREDYLRTARAKGLRPFPALWRHGLRNAAVPVVTVLGLQLATLLIGAVVVERVFVIPGLGSLLLDGVSQRDLLLVQNVVMVLVVAVLLVNFLVDLLYVALDPRLRASR; from the coding sequence ATGATCCTGCGCGTGATCGAGCGCACCGCCGTGCTGCTGGTCAGCCTCGCGGTCAGCTCGGTCCTGGTCTTCGGCTTCCTCGCCGTCCTCCCCGGCGACCCGGCCCGCGTCGCCCTCGGCGTGAACGCGTCCGAGGAGGCGGTGACCCAGCTACGGCAACAGTTCGGCCTCGACCGGCCGCTGACCACGCAGTACGCCGACTGGCTGGCCGGGTTGAGTCACGGCGACTTCGGCGTCTCGTACATCTCGAAGGCGCCGATCGGGCCACAGCTCGCGGATCGGTTCCAGGTGACCTTGTGGCTCGTCCTCGCCGGCATGGTGATCGCGTTGCTGATCGCGGTTCCGGCGGGGACGGTGATGGCCGCGCGGCATCGCAAGGTGTCCGGGCTCGTCCTCTCCGCGGTCTCGCAGGTCGGCGTCGCGGTGCCCGCGTTCCTGGCCGGGATCCTGCTGATCATGCTCTTCGCGGTGAAGCTCGGCTGGCTCCCGGCGAACGGCTGGACCCCACCGGCCGAGGACCCGGCGATGTTCGTCAAGCAGCTGATCCTGCCCGCGTTGTCGCTCGGCCTCGTGCAAGGCGCGGTCCTGACCAGGTACGTACGCAGCGCCGTCCTCGACGTACTCCGCGAGGACTACCTCCGTACCGCGCGAGCCAAGGGGCTCAGGCCGTTCCCCGCGTTGTGGCGGCACGGTCTCCGCAACGCGGCGGTCCCCGTCGTCACGGTCCTCGGGCTGCAGCTGGCCACGTTGCTGATCGGTGCCGTGGTCGTCGAGCGGGTGTTCGTCATCCCGGGCCTCGGCAGCCTCCTGCTGGACGGGGTGTCCCAGCGCGACCTTCTGCTCGTGCAGAACGTGGTGATGGTGCTCGTCGTCGCGGTCCTGCTCGTCAACTTCCTCGTCGACCTGCTGTACGTCGCCCTCGATCCCCGGCTGCGAGCGTCCCGATGA
- a CDS encoding ABC transporter substrate-binding protein codes for MVGLVAEPASLDFTTTDGAAIPQALLGNVYNGLVKQDESGKIVPDLAKSWTLSPDRKTYTFTLVDNAKFTNGQAFTADDAVFSIERVQTAWTTSLKSAMAVVESAKATSATELTVTLTKPSNDWLFRMTTRIGAMFDKTGVDKLATDPVGTGPYKFGSWKRGDSIVLQRNDQYWGTKPYFGQVTLKYFKDPNALNNALLSGTIDVIGTVQAPEALSQFNGNGKYQVIEGTTNGEVLLSFNNSRPVFKDLRVRQGIRAAIDHKALLDTCFAGRGKLIGSMVPPTDPWYEDLTGVAPYDQAKAKSLLQAAGATGKTLRLRLPTLPYATSCGQVVKSQLEQAGLKVQIDQLEFPAAWLTAVLKNADYDLSIIAHVEPRDLGAVFNAQYYTRYDDPTLQQHVAAADAGDEATQVSEMRKAARRLSEQAAADWLFLIPNLIVADKDVKGLPQNAITESFDLSRLSR; via the coding sequence ATGGTCGGGTTGGTGGCCGAGCCGGCCAGTCTCGACTTCACCACGACGGACGGGGCCGCGATTCCGCAGGCGCTGCTCGGCAACGTGTACAACGGGCTGGTCAAGCAGGACGAGTCCGGCAAGATCGTGCCGGATCTGGCCAAGTCGTGGACGCTCTCGCCGGACCGGAAAACGTACACGTTCACGCTGGTCGACAACGCGAAGTTCACCAACGGGCAGGCGTTCACCGCCGACGACGCGGTGTTCAGCATCGAGCGGGTGCAGACGGCGTGGACGACGTCGCTGAAGTCCGCGATGGCCGTGGTGGAGAGTGCGAAGGCGACGTCGGCGACCGAGTTGACGGTCACGCTGACCAAGCCGAGCAACGACTGGCTGTTCCGGATGACGACCCGGATCGGCGCGATGTTCGATAAGACCGGGGTGGACAAGCTGGCCACCGACCCGGTCGGCACCGGGCCGTACAAGTTCGGCTCGTGGAAGCGCGGCGACTCGATCGTGCTGCAGCGCAACGACCAGTACTGGGGGACCAAGCCGTACTTCGGCCAGGTCACCCTGAAGTACTTCAAGGACCCGAACGCGTTGAACAACGCGCTGCTCAGCGGCACGATCGACGTGATCGGCACCGTGCAGGCCCCGGAGGCGCTGAGCCAGTTCAACGGCAACGGCAAGTACCAGGTGATCGAGGGGACGACGAACGGCGAGGTGCTGCTGTCGTTCAACAACTCGCGGCCGGTGTTCAAGGATCTCCGGGTGCGGCAGGGGATCCGGGCCGCGATCGACCACAAGGCGTTGCTGGACACCTGTTTCGCGGGCCGCGGCAAGCTGATCGGCAGTATGGTGCCGCCGACCGACCCGTGGTACGAGGACTTGACCGGTGTCGCGCCGTACGACCAGGCGAAGGCGAAGTCGTTGCTCCAGGCCGCCGGCGCGACCGGGAAGACGCTGCGGCTCCGGCTCCCCACGTTGCCCTACGCAACGTCCTGCGGCCAGGTGGTGAAGAGCCAGCTCGAGCAGGCCGGGCTCAAGGTGCAGATCGACCAGCTCGAGTTCCCCGCGGCCTGGCTGACGGCCGTGCTGAAGAACGCGGACTACGACCTGTCGATCATCGCCCACGTCGAACCGCGCGACCTCGGCGCCGTGTTCAACGCGCAGTACTACACGCGGTACGACGACCCCACGTTGCAGCAGCACGTCGCGGCCGCGGACGCGGGGGACGAGGCGACCCAGGTGAGCGAGATGAGGAAGGCCGCGCGGCGGTTGTCGGAGCAGGCGGCGGCCGACTGGCTGTTCCTGATCCCGAACCTGATCGTCGCCGACAAGGACGTCAAGGGCCTGCCGCAGAACGCGATCACCGAGTCCTTCGACCTGTCCCGGCTCAGCCGCTGA
- a CDS encoding type IV toxin-antitoxin system AbiEi family antitoxin domain-containing protein — protein MNLRLAARTAQRGGWFSRADALAAGYSDADLRAHVTDGRWVRLCRGTYAEPGADPPATPWEWAVWRHMRLAKAAWTSLSGRAVISHQSALLLHGADVSDLDLSRVHVTRIAGPGRTTAQVCQHLSGPPMRSTVVGGVEVVTGPRAVVDAIRLATYPVAVAVVDAALRQGLATAGQLREYAELVAGSPGSRAAFRAIAFGNPLAESVGESRLRLVLADLGLPEPTLQAEIRDDLGRLVGRVDFLLDQWSVVVEFDGRIKYSTGDAAVLVAEKLREDRLRDLGYQVVRAGWSDLTQPAGFIGRLNRAIDRSRRASRPAGTATPATAEPVAAHLRPQASVLSGVS, from the coding sequence ATGAATCTGAGACTCGCCGCAAGGACAGCTCAACGAGGTGGTTGGTTCTCCCGCGCCGACGCGCTCGCCGCCGGGTACTCCGACGCCGACCTCCGCGCCCACGTGACGGACGGCCGGTGGGTGCGACTGTGCCGGGGCACCTATGCCGAGCCCGGGGCCGATCCGCCGGCGACGCCCTGGGAGTGGGCGGTGTGGCGACACATGCGCCTGGCCAAGGCCGCGTGGACGAGCTTGTCCGGCCGGGCCGTGATCAGCCATCAGTCCGCCTTGCTGCTCCACGGGGCCGACGTCTCGGACCTGGACCTCAGCCGGGTTCACGTGACCAGGATCGCCGGGCCCGGGCGGACGACTGCCCAGGTCTGCCAGCATCTCAGCGGCCCACCGATGCGCAGTACGGTCGTCGGTGGCGTCGAGGTGGTCACCGGACCGCGGGCGGTGGTCGACGCGATCCGGCTCGCGACGTACCCGGTCGCGGTGGCGGTCGTCGATGCTGCCCTTCGGCAGGGTCTCGCGACGGCCGGTCAGTTGCGGGAGTACGCCGAGTTGGTGGCTGGTTCTCCTGGGAGCAGAGCAGCGTTCCGCGCAATCGCCTTCGGGAATCCGCTGGCTGAGTCGGTGGGTGAGTCGCGCCTGCGGCTGGTGCTCGCCGACCTCGGTCTGCCCGAGCCGACTCTGCAGGCGGAGATCAGGGACGACCTTGGCCGGCTGGTCGGACGGGTCGACTTCCTGCTGGATCAGTGGAGTGTCGTCGTCGAGTTCGACGGGCGGATCAAGTACTCCACCGGCGACGCCGCGGTACTGGTCGCCGAGAAGCTGCGAGAAGACCGGCTCCGCGATCTTGGGTATCAGGTGGTCCGCGCCGGCTGGTCGGATCTCACCCAGCCGGCCGGCTTCATCGGCCGTCTCAACCGCGCAATCGACCGTTCCCGGCGCGCCTCCCGGCCAGCCGGCACGGCTACCCCCGCAACCGCCGAGCCAGTTGCCGCGCACCTCCGCCCGCAGGCATCGGTGCTTAGCGGGGTTTCATGA
- a CDS encoding MXAN_6230/SCO0854 family RING domain-containing protein: MSSSLAEVLLRRRRMVDARITPPVRRSAWQWLKRPLTTQTGLNALQAELVQRGFLLSAPLYRYCAGLNPLALSGFGTGLLEMLDAESGYDAEYVPLFRGFPESVPGNTETFYVNRVFARLLQEPEQPCVLCGDAELVHAVSPCAHLVCRSCWDGSDFSACPLCLRHIDPDDPFLEPGFDEIPGKADADRLRLLALAPSDAERALADELLTRQTPLSVVDRTDLKVLLTEADSSWLPDVIPVRETRAYVIALLLAREPFLIDRLETATDVLRVLSVLMGGDPGLRTPPVRRRSLPRLTRRTLLARLDRMPLESLVDDVQRHPRAWKRMGENLHPFEYAREYPVAALAFAVVRRTKVDAETPAGRAVLGEAARQPMVRLEDGRLVVTTFASRVEGAFVDGRPGHALDLLRQRPGELLRRTVQLARALPAESHGLLVEAVGTALSDVSPAVLIAALGQVRTPPGDLRLFYPRGGTTRVWTSVDEREPLPAELATALAGVIVGEMLRRATSLPRFRRAFLDEELGRLAAPSSERGASSTLRRMTRGSAQPIPLDDELRLFLHWVEPAGQRVDLDLAVAVFDGEWGFVGLCDATRLRFDQDAMVHSGNLTSAPGSTGSTEFVDLDLRAVRRVGGRYVLPVVFGYNGVPFDRLERGFVGVMRKPTGLFDPAAVEERYDLAGPAKILLPFGVDLHTRELRWYDVNLGALGVGHSIVRHAARVALMAATLEEVHGAGDRVSLWELCCWHAAARTDEVVVRCADGSVVGYVRESGEELTSFARRLTARLEPDRVWDLDAANRADFVAVVSAADVDPKAGAQVFALHPRLLDPAAHEFVAAPHLLTTLVPDARARLATHTP; this comes from the coding sequence ATGTCCAGTTCGCTCGCCGAGGTGCTGCTGCGTCGCCGCCGGATGGTCGACGCCCGGATCACGCCGCCGGTCCGCCGGTCCGCGTGGCAGTGGCTCAAGCGCCCGCTGACCACCCAGACCGGGCTGAACGCCTTGCAGGCCGAGCTGGTCCAGCGCGGGTTCCTGCTGTCGGCACCGCTCTACCGGTACTGCGCGGGCCTCAATCCGCTCGCCTTGTCGGGCTTCGGGACCGGCCTGCTGGAGATGCTCGACGCGGAGTCCGGGTACGACGCCGAGTACGTGCCGTTGTTCCGCGGCTTCCCGGAGAGCGTCCCCGGCAACACCGAAACCTTCTACGTGAACCGTGTCTTCGCGCGCCTGCTGCAGGAGCCGGAGCAGCCGTGTGTGCTGTGTGGCGACGCGGAGCTGGTGCACGCTGTATCGCCGTGCGCGCATCTCGTCTGCCGTTCCTGCTGGGACGGTTCCGACTTCAGCGCGTGCCCGCTCTGTCTACGGCACATCGATCCCGACGACCCGTTCCTCGAGCCGGGGTTCGACGAGATCCCGGGCAAGGCGGACGCCGATCGGTTGCGGCTTCTCGCGCTCGCGCCTTCTGATGCGGAGCGCGCGCTGGCCGACGAGTTGCTGACGCGGCAGACGCCCTTGTCGGTGGTCGATCGCACCGACCTGAAGGTGTTGCTGACCGAGGCGGACTCCTCCTGGCTGCCCGACGTGATCCCGGTTCGCGAGACCCGGGCGTACGTGATCGCCCTGCTGCTCGCGCGGGAGCCGTTCCTGATCGACCGGCTCGAGACGGCGACCGACGTCCTGCGCGTGCTGTCCGTCCTGATGGGCGGTGACCCTGGTCTGCGCACACCCCCGGTACGGCGGAGGTCGCTGCCGCGGCTGACCCGGCGGACGCTGCTGGCCCGGTTGGACCGGATGCCGCTCGAGTCGTTGGTGGACGACGTCCAGCGGCATCCGCGAGCATGGAAGCGGATGGGGGAGAACCTTCACCCCTTCGAGTACGCGCGGGAGTACCCGGTCGCCGCGTTGGCGTTCGCCGTGGTCCGCCGGACGAAGGTGGACGCGGAAACGCCTGCGGGCCGGGCCGTTCTCGGCGAGGCGGCGCGGCAGCCGATGGTCCGGCTCGAGGACGGGCGCCTCGTGGTGACCACGTTCGCGAGCCGGGTCGAGGGGGCGTTCGTCGACGGGCGACCTGGTCACGCGCTCGACCTGTTGCGGCAGCGGCCGGGGGAGTTGCTGCGCCGGACGGTGCAGTTGGCGCGGGCGCTTCCGGCGGAGTCGCACGGGTTGCTGGTCGAGGCGGTCGGCACGGCGTTGTCGGACGTCTCACCTGCGGTGTTGATCGCGGCGCTGGGCCAGGTCCGGACGCCGCCCGGCGATCTGCGGCTGTTCTACCCGCGCGGAGGGACGACCCGGGTATGGACGTCGGTGGACGAGCGCGAGCCGCTGCCGGCCGAGCTGGCCACGGCGCTGGCCGGCGTGATCGTCGGCGAGATGTTGCGCAGGGCAACTAGCTTGCCGCGGTTCCGGCGAGCGTTCCTGGACGAGGAGCTGGGCCGGCTGGCGGCGCCGTCCTCGGAGCGGGGCGCGTCCTCGACGTTGCGGCGGATGACCCGGGGGAGTGCGCAGCCCATTCCGCTGGACGACGAGCTGCGGCTGTTCCTGCACTGGGTCGAGCCGGCCGGTCAACGGGTCGACCTGGACCTCGCCGTCGCGGTGTTCGACGGGGAGTGGGGGTTCGTCGGGCTGTGCGATGCCACCCGGCTGCGGTTCGACCAGGACGCGATGGTGCACTCGGGCAACCTCACCTCCGCGCCCGGTTCTACCGGCTCGACCGAGTTCGTGGACCTCGACCTCCGCGCCGTACGCCGCGTCGGCGGGCGGTACGTGCTGCCCGTGGTCTTCGGGTACAACGGCGTGCCTTTCGACCGATTGGAACGCGGCTTCGTCGGGGTGATGCGCAAGCCGACCGGTTTGTTCGATCCGGCGGCCGTCGAGGAGCGGTACGACCTGGCCGGGCCGGCCAAGATCCTGCTGCCGTTCGGCGTCGACCTGCACACCCGCGAGCTCCGCTGGTACGACGTGAACCTCGGCGCGCTCGGTGTCGGCCACAGCATCGTCCGGCACGCGGCCCGCGTCGCGTTGATGGCGGCGACGCTGGAGGAGGTGCACGGCGCGGGCGACCGGGTGAGCCTGTGGGAGCTGTGCTGCTGGCACGCGGCCGCGCGGACCGACGAGGTGGTGGTCCGTTGCGCCGACGGGTCCGTGGTCGGGTACGTACGTGAGTCGGGGGAGGAGCTCACCAGCTTCGCCCGCCGGCTGACCGCCCGGCTCGAGCCTGACCGGGTGTGGGACCTGGACGCCGCGAATCGCGCCGACTTCGTCGCGGTCGTGTCGGCGGCCGATGTCGATCCCAAGGCGGGAGCGCAGGTCTTCGCGCTGCATCCGCGGTTGCTCGATCCGGCGGCGCACGAGTTCGTCGCGGCGCCGCATCTGCTGACGACCCTGGTCCCGGACGCTCGCGCCCGGCTCGCGACGCACACGCCCTGA
- a CDS encoding MFS transporter, whose protein sequence is MEGGVLERARWRDVFGLAEFRALFLAGVLSVAGDQLARVALSVLVYERTASAGLTALTYALTYIPDLLFGPLLAGFADRYPRRRVMIVTDLARALLVAAMAIESLPLWAVIVLLLGLQAFGSPFNAARAATLPVVLPGDKYVLGKAANDMVVQFSQVLGFGIGGWAVLSVGSSGGLLLDSGTFLVSAVLIAVGVRARPAPTEQSDEPRRRYFKDMAAGTSLVLRTPSLRALIALATIAGFYVTVEGLAVPYAAEIGGGPEAAGLLLAASPAGAVVGMWLITLWPPERRMRLIGPLAVAACVPLVFCALQPGLVPTIALWALSGLASAYHLPTSAAFVQAVPDAQRGQAFGVASTALKSSQGIGILVAGLIADRTSPSLALAVVGAAGVVAALAAGTAWSRARRDRVGNT, encoded by the coding sequence ATGGAGGGTGGGGTGCTCGAACGTGCGCGCTGGCGGGACGTCTTCGGACTGGCCGAGTTCAGGGCACTGTTCCTGGCCGGCGTGCTGTCGGTCGCCGGTGACCAGCTGGCCCGGGTCGCGTTGTCGGTCCTGGTCTACGAGCGCACCGCGTCCGCCGGGCTGACCGCCCTCACCTATGCGCTGACCTACATCCCGGACCTGCTGTTCGGTCCGTTGCTGGCCGGCTTCGCCGATCGGTACCCGCGGCGCCGGGTGATGATCGTGACCGATCTCGCCCGGGCCCTGCTGGTGGCCGCGATGGCGATCGAGTCGCTGCCGTTGTGGGCCGTGATCGTGCTGCTGCTGGGATTGCAGGCGTTCGGCTCGCCGTTCAACGCCGCGCGGGCCGCGACGCTCCCGGTGGTGCTGCCCGGGGACAAGTACGTGCTGGGCAAGGCCGCGAACGACATGGTCGTCCAGTTCAGCCAGGTGCTCGGCTTCGGGATCGGCGGCTGGGCCGTGCTCAGCGTGGGGTCGTCCGGCGGCCTGTTGCTGGACTCCGGGACGTTCCTCGTCTCCGCGGTGCTCATCGCTGTCGGGGTCCGGGCCCGTCCGGCGCCGACGGAGCAGTCCGACGAGCCACGGCGCCGCTACTTCAAGGACATGGCCGCGGGGACGTCCTTGGTACTGCGGACGCCGTCGCTGCGGGCGCTCATCGCGCTGGCGACGATCGCGGGGTTCTACGTCACCGTCGAGGGTCTCGCCGTGCCGTACGCGGCCGAGATCGGCGGCGGGCCCGAGGCGGCCGGCCTGCTGCTGGCCGCGAGCCCGGCCGGCGCCGTCGTCGGGATGTGGCTGATCACCCTCTGGCCGCCGGAACGGCGGATGCGCCTGATCGGGCCGCTCGCGGTCGCGGCCTGCGTCCCGCTGGTGTTCTGCGCGCTGCAGCCCGGACTGGTGCCCACGATCGCGCTGTGGGCGTTGTCCGGGCTCGCCTCGGCGTACCACCTGCCGACCAGCGCCGCGTTCGTCCAGGCCGTGCCGGACGCGCAGCGCGGTCAGGCGTTCGGCGTCGCCAGTACGGCCCTCAAGAGCAGCCAGGGCATCGGCATCCTGGTCGCCGGGCTGATCGCGGACCGGACGTCGCCGTCGCTCGCGCTCGCGGTGGTCGGGGCGGCCGGCGTGGTGGCCGCCCTGGCGGCGGGCACCGCCTGGTCCCGCGCCCGCCGCGACCGGGTCGGCAACACGTGA
- a CDS encoding DEAD/DEAH box helicase: MSIKKTGNEWFRGGNEWFVGGNEWFHGGNEWFHGGNEWFTDGGNEWFRGTGGHGNEWFTDGNEW, encoded by the coding sequence ATGTCGATCAAGAAGACCGGTAACGAGTGGTTCCGTGGCGGCAACGAGTGGTTCGTGGGCGGTAACGAGTGGTTCCACGGTGGGAACGAGTGGTTCCACGGCGGTAACGAGTGGTTCACGGACGGTGGCAACGAGTGGTTCCGCGGGACCGGCGGGCACGGTAACGAGTGGTTCACCGACGGTAACGAGTGGTGA